A single region of the Anopheles funestus chromosome X, idAnoFuneDA-416_04, whole genome shotgun sequence genome encodes:
- the LOC125771765 gene encoding microsomal glutathione S-transferase 1 isoform X1, translated as MANPFDAINPDVFKAYVFWSAVLAAKMLLMSPLTGLLRFKNKAFANPEDASAVSKKLKPKLDDPDVERVRRAHLNDLENILPFFVIGFLYLLTNPAPFLAVNLFRAVAVSRILHTLVYAVVVVPQPARFFAFVGAMAPNFYMALQTILYFMA; from the exons ATGGCGAACCCTTTCGACGCTATCAATCCGGATGTGTTCAAAGCGTACGTGTTCTGGTCAGCAGTATTGGCGGCGAAGATGTTGCTAATGTCGCCGCTGACGGGTTTGCTGCGGTTCAAGAACAAG GCTTTTGCTAATCCCGAGGATGCCAGTGCGGTAAGCAAGAAGCTCAAGCCAAAGCTAGACGATCCGGATGTTGAGCGTGTGCGCAG ggCACATTTGAACGATTTGGAAAATATTCTACCATTCTTCGTGATCGGATTCCTGTACCTGTTGACCAATCCGGCACCCTTCCTGGCAGTCAATCTGTTCCGAGCGGTGGCAGTATCGCGCATTCTTCACACGCTCGTGTATGCCGTCGTTGTCGTCCCACAACCGGCACGCTTCTTCGCATTCGTAGGTGCGATGGCACCAAATTTCTACATGGCACTGCAGACGATACTGTACTTCATGGCGTAA
- the LOC125771765 gene encoding microsomal glutathione S-transferase 1 isoform X2 → MTSVFETVNDVALRSYVFWSAVLVVKMLLMSPLTSLTRVRKMAFANPEDASAVSKKLKPKLDDPDVERVRRAHLNDLENILPFFVIGFLYLLTNPAPFLAVNLFRAVAVSRILHTLVYAVVVVPQPARFFAFVGAMAPNFYMALQTILYFMA, encoded by the exons ATGACGAGTGTTTTCGAGACGGTTAACGATGTAGCGTTACGATCGTACGTTTTCTGGTCGGCGGTGCTGGTAGTGAAAATGTTACTCATGTCACCGTTAACATCACTGACTCGTGTCCGGAAGATG GCTTTTGCTAATCCCGAGGATGCCAGTGCGGTAAGCAAGAAGCTCAAGCCAAAGCTAGACGATCCGGATGTTGAGCGTGTGCGCAG ggCACATTTGAACGATTTGGAAAATATTCTACCATTCTTCGTGATCGGATTCCTGTACCTGTTGACCAATCCGGCACCCTTCCTGGCAGTCAATCTGTTCCGAGCGGTGGCAGTATCGCGCATTCTTCACACGCTCGTGTATGCCGTCGTTGTCGTCCCACAACCGGCACGCTTCTTCGCATTCGTAGGTGCGATGGCACCAAATTTCTACATGGCACTGCAGACGATACTGTACTTCATGGCGTAA
- the LOC125763386 gene encoding cystathionine beta-synthase-like protein, giving the protein MASTDSHRGCPMNGHRAVNAKPQTITEEDPMANFIRPDQPSGCTWSLGTTETSPHHHEPLAPKPSVLPSILEAVGGTPLVKLNKIPQSLGLKCNVYAKCEFLNPGGSVKDRIGVRMVLEAERKGLLKPGCTIIEPTSGNTGIGLAMAAAARGYRCLIVMPEKMSNEKVDTLKALGAEVIRTPTEAAFDSPEGLIAVSQRLQRSIPDSVILDQYRNAGNPLAHYDGTGAEIVEQLNGQVDMVVIGTGTGGTMTGIGRRIKESCPNCQVIAADPEGSILAEPEELNRTEVSFYEVEGVGYDFLPTVLDRTVVDRWYKFTDRVALPLARRLIRDEGLLCGGSSGGNLFVALEAAKGLKEGQNCVVVLPDNIRNYLTKFVSDNWMEARYFKESENCYNQKWWNNKVQTLPMETLLTVRDDAPISEAIETMKQNNRTHLPVVDSTGAIKGVVHLPNLLSKMLNRLAKPSDLVRRAIFKQFVKIDHEENVGRASRILEKDSFLLITRQEPGTEPTERLVGILTQRALFDFVAEQAATVTNGNGNVD; this is encoded by the exons ATGGCAAGTACCGACAGTCATCGCGGGTGTCCCATGAATGGGCACAGGGCAGTGAATGCCAAGCCACAAACCATCACCGAGGAGGATCCGATGGCAAACTTTATCCGTCCCGATCAACCATCTGGGTGTACCTGGTCTCTTGGAACAACGGAAACAAGTCCACATCATCATGAACCTCT cgCACCTAAACCGTCAGTGCTGCCGTCGATTCTGGAAGCAGTCGGCGGAACACCGTTGGTGAAGCTCAACAAAATTCCCCAATCGTTGGGTTTGAAGTGCAATGTTT ACGCCAAATGTGAGTTCCTCAATCCGGGAGGTTCGGTGAAGGATCGCATTGGAGTGCGGATGGTGTTGGAAGCAGAGCGCAAGGGATTGCTAAAGCCGGGTTGCACCATCATTGAGCCCACGTCCGGCAATACAGGGATCGGGTTGGCaatggctgctgctgcccgtGGTTATCGCTGTTTGATCGTGATGCCGGAGAAGATGTCCAACGAGAAGGTGGACACGTTGAAAGCGCTCGGTGCGGAGGTGATTCGCACACCGACCGAAGCAGCGTTCGACTCACCGGAAGGACTTATTGCTGTTTCGCAGCGTCTGCAACGTTCCATCCCGGACTCGGTTATACTCGACCAGTACCGCAATGCGGGCAATCCGTTGGCACATTATGACGGTACGGGTGCAGAGATTGTGGAGCAGCTGAACGGACAGGTGGATATGGTGGTTATCGGTACGGGTACCGGCGGTACCATGACCGGAATCGGCCGTCGGATTAAAGAGTCCTGCCCCAACTGTCAGGTTATCGCTGCCGATCCGGAGGGCTCTATATTGGCCGAACCGGAAGAACTTAACCGGACGGAAGTAAGCTTCTACGAGGTGGAAGGTGTCGGATATGACTTCCTACCGACCGTACTCGATCGCACTGTCGTCGATCGGTGGTACAAGTTTACTGATCGCGTCGCACTTCCCCTCGCAAGACGACTAATCCGTGACGAGGGTTTACTATGCGGTGGTAGCAGCGGTGGCAACCTATTCGTCGCACTAGAGGCTGCCAAGGGGTTAAAGGAGGGCCAGAATTGTGTGGTCGTCCTGCCGGACAATATTCGCAACTATCTGACCAAGTTCGTATCAGACAACTGGATGGAGGCGCGTTATTTCAAGGAGTCGGAGAATTGCTACAATCAGAA GTGGTGGAATAATAAAGTACAAACGTTGCCAATGGAAACGCTCCTAACCGTGCGTGATGATGCGCCTATCAGTGAAGCAATTGAAACGATGAAGCAGAACAATCGTACCCATCTGCCAGTTGTTGACTCAACCGG CGCCATCAAGGGTGTGGTACATCTGCCAAACCTtttgagcaaaatgctcaatcGCTTGGCAAAGCCCTCGGATCTCGTGCGTCGCGCCATCTTTAAGCAGTTCGTTAAGATCGACCACGAAGAGAACGTTGGACGTGCATCTCGGATTTTGGAAAAGGATAGCTTCCTACTGATTACACGTCAAGAGCCGG gtacAGAACCTACCGAACGTCTCGTAGGCATACTTACACAGCGTGCACTTTTTGATTTCGTTGCTGAGCAGGCTGCAACTGTAacgaatggaaatggaaatgtagattag
- the LOC125771770 gene encoding microsomal glutathione S-transferase 1-like, which produces MTSLLQNINDEVLRTYIFWVAVLVVKMLAMSLLTGRQRFRKKVFANPEDLPPAKKGATPKFDDPDVERVRRAHRNDLENILPFFTVGLLYMLTNPEPFIAINLFRAVAVARILHTIVYAVVVIPQPARGLSWGVAYAATAYMAVKTALFFL; this is translated from the exons ATGACGTCTTTGCTGCAAAACATCAACGATGAGGTACTCCGTACGTACATCTTTTGGGTGGCTGTATTGGTGGTGAAGATGCTCGCCATGTCCTTACTGACTGGCAGACAGCGGTTCCGCAAGAAG GTGTTTGCTAATCCGGAAGATCTTCCACCAGCGAAGAAGGGTGCTACGCCCAAGTTTGACGATCCGGATGTGGAGCGTGTCCGTCGGGCCCATCGTAACGATTTGGAAAACATTCTACCTTTCTTCACCGTCGGTCTACTGTATATGCTGACCAACCCGGAACCGTTCATCGCAATTAATCTGTTCCGTGCGGTCGCTGTTGCCCGTATTCTGCACACGATCGTGTATGCCGTAGTGGTTATCCCCCAACCGGCCCGTGGTCTTTCGTGGGGTGTTGCATACGCAGCAACCGCTTACATGGCAGTTAAGACAGCACTATTTTTCCTTTAA
- the LOC125771746 gene encoding zinc finger protein 43-like translates to MGTRVCSLSNICRFCLCLEQEKLLPFSTLIDNALTVQDIQQLTGIQNLEENTSPYVVCEDCDETLNKFVTFRDSCLKNDITFWRICTKLSEDGTIDTSHEDVQNDGTETKTYTILFDSCDSENENIEATARQRPQLKRKRKHVISEDTGKKLCELCGSFVSELGAHRRIHTKETPYICSYCGISMTHNSNLLRHIDSVHLKRIIKRCEECDKGFTSYFSYGSHMRSHHSTEKKYECKTCFKRFSHHSSLWLHNIRAHMDERKFKCTICGLSWKTKESLKTHERSHSSERPFTCQHCSKAFKTRYGWKSHELTHSGVIFSCQFCDKTFRYKTLINAHVRNAHPDESQTTK, encoded by the exons ATGGGTACTCGCGTATGCTCACTTTCTAACATATGCAGATTTTGTCTCTGCTTGGAACAGGAAAAGCTATTACCATTCTCGACATTAATCGATAATGCACTTACCGTACAGGATATACAACAGCTAACTGGCATACAG aatctAGAAGAAAACACTTCTCCGTACGTAGTGTGTGAAGATTGTGATGAAACGTTAAATAAGTTTGTAACGTTTCGTGACAGCTGCTTAAAGAATGATATAACGTTTTGGCGGATTTGTACGAAGCTAAGCGAAGACGGGACAATCGACACAAGCCACGAAGATGTGCAGAACGATGGCACGGAAACGAAAACGTACACCATTCTGTTCGATAGCTGTGacagtgaaaatgaaaatatcgaAGCTACGGCTAGACAACGGCCGCAGctgaaaaggaaacgaaaacatGTAATATCAGAAGACACCGGCAAGAAGCTTTGTGAGCTGTGCGGTAGTTTCGTTTCGGAGCTTGGTGCACACCGGCGCATACACACGAAGGAAACTCCGTACATCTGTTCGTACTGTGGTATCAGTATGACACACAATTCGAATTTACTACGCCATATCGACTCAGTGCACTTAAAGCGTATAATTAAGCGGTGCGAAGAATGCGACAAAGGTTTTACGAGCTATTTTAGCTACGGTTCACACATG CGATCTCACCACTCAACCGAGAAGAAATACGAATGTAAAACGTGCTTCAAGCGATTTAGTCATCATAGTAGCCTATGGTTACACAATATAAGGGCACACATGGATGAAAGAAAGTTCAAATGCACCATTTGTGGTCTGTCGTGGAAAACAAA GGAATCACTCAAAACACATGAACGATCACATTCGTCGGAACGACCGTTCACTTGTCAGCATTGTTCCAAAGCGTTCAAAACTCGTTACGGTTGGAAGTCGCATGAGCTAACGCACTCTGGCGTTATATTTAGTTGCCAGTTTTGTGACAAAACCTTTCGTTACAAAACACTCATCAATGCACATGTTCGTAACGCTCATCCGGATGAGAGTCAAACAACGAAATGA